The nucleotide window CTGATGGAGAAATgattgatttacagttcatgagggttacCTAGTCCACATATGAAGTTTTGAAATGATCTGaactttttaacccttcgaaacagcatcaatgaccccaatttaaggcacttccggttgacacaggaagctgaaagtgaacacatatcctccGTGGGGTAGTTCTTACAGAATGTTGAGTTGTAAGtctttacgttaagaactgacttattacAGAGGGTTGAATGATTGAGATTATTTCAGAAAATCACGGAAATCACGTAGGGTTCCGAAACCCACCTTAACGGATTCGTTTGGACACgccgcaactggatctgtaactttttggggaaaaacacatttctttgagCATCACCAattgtacgatttctcttaattacgatagataaatgtctGGTTCtttcctgacaccgtaggttCATGTACTTGACGTGAAGTGGTCAAAATAGCgctctatttttgtttttgacctttaatcccagaaaaatggccttaactcaaaaagcgttgaggcctcggcgccatcttgttcggGCTAACTGCCCATTATGCCAAACCTATGCTACACAAGTTTCGTCTTCAAAGTCTTTCCGTTTAGGAGAATGGCCATGTAGTGTGATGGtgatttgtacatttgcaatatgattacATTCGCCACCTGTGGTATTTACCGGGACAGCGAAAAATTACCAAAATTTGAAAATTTTATAAAAGTTGTATAAATGTCCAAGAGACTCTCTCGATGACTTCCCGGGAAGATCTGGCACCGGTGCAGGCCCGCCGGTGTTGGCGAATTTAGAAACATTCGCGGACTTCTAGTAAAGGATTTGCAATATGGAGTTTCTCATCAATCATACAGAAAATGCCAAAAAGTGCCCTTCATGTATATAAGGGAAAATATGTTTGGTATTCTTTTAACAAATTCTGTGttttattcatgtgctgttctataaactAATGTGTGTTCATCAAGTTTCCGACTGTACAAACtctcactatcagtagctgtaATTTGTAGCAAGCCCAGAttatgttttgagaaggagatatctcagtttcaaggtctcagcttagagagaagaagactgGTGAGGTGTGTCTGTCAAATGCTATGAACCAGTATTGTCGGTCACATGAATGgaacaaaacggtaatgattcAATTAATTATGTTAAATCATGCACAATATTACTTGTATGTGTATCGCccatatataagacaactgctgggtctgACCAAGGGAGAGCTCCTGagttgacatgtgtactatggtacATTGAGTTGGGTCTGACCAGGGAGAAGCCTCCTGGATTTGAATGTgcttgacatgtgtactatggtacATTGAGTTGGGTCTGACCAgggagagctcctgattgacatgtgtactatggtacATTGAGTTGGGTCTGACCAGGGAGAgatcctgattgacatgtgtactatggtacACTGAGTTGGGTCTGACCAGGGAGAAGTCTTgattggttggaacctctccagctcgatgacaataaacaatgattaatttcagattgacttcgagtgtctCTGTGTGGAAGAATTTCCACGACATGATTTTGAAAACTCAATTAAGGGAATGaactggaatgatctcttgtTTATACAGATGGGGAAGCTGATCAAACGTGCCATTAAAATATGCATGAAATTCTCATAACACAGCAATATTGAGTTATTTACACAACTTATGTCTGCATTGGCGAAATCACATTTAAAAGTATACAAACGTGCCATTACTTCATTACCTCGATTACATTCCCAATTACCCTTCATACAATCCCATGAAACAGGAGGCTTAGACTTGTTATAAGTCATcatgaaaaacacaaaaacaaatcaattataaaaaacatataaatacataaaaaaaagaacTGACAAAGATATTAGCTCACAAAAGATACATAAGATAAAATATGCATGGAATTCTCAGCTAGTCAGGCTAGTCAAAGATACACACCACCACGTTGACATCTTGACCAAAGACCTTCCTTAGATTCTTTAGGGGATTACAACTCACTCTGTCTGAAGGAAGGGAGGAAATGGACTCACTAAAGGGGATAGCTGAGAGGGCAGAGAAGGCACGTGACATCACCGACATGGTGTTGAGAAAAGGAACTGAGTCAAGTTCCAGGATGATCAACCTTCTTGGTGAGCTGGACCAATGTCTTACGAAAGGTCCAACCACACAGCCTCTCTCCTTCTGCAGCCTCCTGGAAGTGTGGATCTTCTAGCAGGAGGGTCAGTTAGTCCTCCACTAGGTACCTAGCTGGACCCCTATCTAGCAGGAGGGTCAGTTAGTCCTCCACTAGGTACCTAGCTGGACCTCTATCTAGCAGTCAGTCCTACACACATTcaacataaatgtattttatgaataTATTGTACAGTGTTGGCCTGTACAATACAACCACCTCAGTCTATCAGCAGCTTTCCTGTTAGAGGTTCATGAGAGAGACTGAATATCAATTCAACCACCTCAGTCTAACAGCAGTTGTCTCAGTGAGAGCCTCACGTCTGGAACACATTGAGCATGGACAGACATAAggagacatttttttaaatgtttgtttaattaaaatgtttatctacctgcccagggactacatttgaaaactagctagctggctaaatctggtacatttacagaaatgttgaTTGGTGTGCAGAATCCCTGTCAAATACATGTAATAcattctgtgtgtgtctttgtttaaACTGTGTATGTGAGTTGGTCTCTGATTACTGTGATTAGTTCAATGTAACGTCATCTACTATACATTCTAATCAGTCTGTTTTGGGGTTTGCAGAATCATTGTATATCATTGCTTACCCATCCTATCATGTTACCACACAGATGTGACTGACTAGCTCAGTGGTTCCCATCCTATCATGTTACCacacagatgtgactgtctaGCCTCAGTGGTTCCCATCCTATCATGTTACCacacagatgtgactgtctatctcagCGGTTCCCATCCTATCATGTTACCTCACAGATGTGACTGGCTatctcagtggttcccaacctttccCATTCTGGAGACCATCAAATCACCATCAAAAGCTCTTGAGGACCACCATTCACCATTCACAGAGTCGCTGATTTTTCCCACATCAGATATGTTGATGTTTAAATTCTGTCAATACATGTGAATGTAACAAGTCCTGTAAAAGTCTATTAACATAAACTATTTGTATCATGAAAAGGAATGTAAAATTGCTTATAATACCATTAATACTCCTGTTATTATTATTGAATAATAAAATACTACAATCTAAAAATAATTGCAGACCAGCTGCACCACCCCCACGGATcacaggttgggaaccactggtctagagtCCTTCTGCCAAACCTGGTTGTTGtgtcacactgccctctcctggTCTAGAGTCCTTCTGCCTGGTTGTTGTGTTACCACTGCCCTCTTCCTGGTCTAGAGTCCTTCTGACCTGGTTGTtgttcacactgccctctcctgtCTAGAGTCCTTCTGCCAAACCTGGTTGTTGTGTCACACCGCCCTCTCCTGGTCTAGAGTCCTTCTTGCCCAACCTGTTGTTGtgtcacactgccctctcctggTCTAGAGTCCTTCTGCCAAACCTGGTTGTTGtgtcacactgccctctcctggTCTAGAGTCCTTCTGCCAGACCTGGTTGTTGtgtcacactgccctctcctggTAACACTGCAAAACAACACCTAATTAAAGCaaatcattaaataaataaaatgtaactgCAGTTTTACTTGTTAGAATCTTAATTTATAGGCTGAATACTGGTATTAAGTGTATGAAGACTTTACATTACATAAATATCAACAAATAAACCTATAGGTGTTGAATCCGCCCACTGTGTTGAAACAGGAAGTATATTTATAAGGAAGTAGAGGAAAGGGTCTCTTATTATAGCTCAATGGTGCCACTACTTCGCTTCACCTCCGTTCTGCCAGTAAGAAGACCTAGCAAGAAATAAGGTTGTGATCTCTGTGATTTTCCTTCAAAATAAAGGTCCCGCAGTGATGATGatgaaaaataatacaaatggtTGAAATGTGTAACATTTTATGAGGAAATRTTAGCAGACTTAGAATGTTGTTTAACAATATGAAAAACGCAATGAAGTCAATATTCTTTatagcacaaataataatatagcaTTGACATTTGTTAACAGCATTAAAAGTAATTATTACTAGATAATTGCCATGGTAACAGCAGTAATACAAATAACCAAACATTATCCAAGATATCCAACAGAATGATCTAAcataaatccaagatggcgtagcagtcagacgtctttgtcccgTCGTGTCCCTTCTATATATAGTTTTATTCAaattcttttaaaaatattttcttaaacctcaacttctaaatactctcctgcaaccagCCTCACCCAATGTTTTTTTATCTAAAGTATTTctacttcggatctggaatccctcaactgaagcgagccagctaccagctatcagtcagcaaaCCACTTCTAGCGGTCATCAGCTTACTTTTAGCTCaaaaagctctcgccagttcgtacaacgtgactcaaaccagagcataaaggacctatttttctctccatatccccggattcctaccgcaaactcggAACATTTTCACCTGGATcctcgcaactagctaaccgcaatacTGGTTAATAGCATttgacagaccaacacctcaccagtcttcttctctctaagatgagaccttgaaactgagatatctcgTTCTCAAAACATCATATGGGCTTGCTGCCAAATtacagctactgatagtgaggatttgtacagtcagccacttgATGAACACACATTagtttatagaacagcacatgaataaaatACAGACATTTgttaaaagaaaaacaaacataatttCCCTAACAGTAATTTAAGTGTCTTTGTCCACAGACTAGGAGACAGGCCTCAGCATCTTCAGATTAGCTGAAGAAGTGTCTTTGTCCACAAACTAAGAGACAGGCCTCAGCATCTTCAGATTAGGTGAAGAAGTGTCTTTGTCCACAGACTAGGAGACAGGCCTCAGCATCTTCAGGTTAGGTGAAGAAGTGTCTTTGTCCACAGACTAGGAGACAGACCTCATCATCTTCAGATTAGGTGCTACAAgacagaggatggaggagaagggaagagagagatcagaAAGTATGGAGAAGAATGAGGAGTACACCTGAGATAATGATGTGATGATGGTCCTATGATACACCTGAGATAATGATGTGATGATGGTCCTATGATACACCTGAGATAATGATGTAATGATAGTCCTATGATACACCTGAGATAAGGATGTGATGATGGTCCTATGATACACCTGAGATAATGATGTGATGATRGTCCTATGATACACCTGAGATAATGATGTGATGATGGTCCTATGATAGAACTATAATAAGATACATTTATTACAGGCAGCAACACAAAAACATGCTTCCATTCTGAAAAATACTTTCTCTTTGATCTGGGTAGTTATGTTTTTATTTGACCTATATTTAATCATTCCACATATtcgagggagggagaaaagggtcTTACCTAGATTCACTCAAGTACTTAACAAGATGGTGTTCATGTTCACTGAGAGCTTTGAGACAAGCTCCCATCACTTCTGGTCCTTTAGGGAGGACTGCATTCAGTAGTTCTCTCATTTGCTCCTGTTCAgttgtttcagcttttattctggAGTACTCTTCTTCACCAATCATGTACTTTGACCGCAGAACTTCTGCTATTGGCTTTGGGTTTTTGGCTCGCTGAATGAGTTCAGGCCTGTGTTTCTTCAGAAACTCCTCAGCAGGAATCCCAAGGAGTATTAATGCTGAAAGGGGGTCAATTAAATGAATGTGTCTTTAGGGTGAACAGCAGATGTTTCTACATCTAACAGTCTCTCCAGTTATAATTTCTCTGATAGTCATTTCTTGTATAGAGCTGACTCCAGGGTTGTAGTCAATTCATATTCAAGTcagtcaataaaataaataaaattactaTTCTGTTCATTgtgaagtcattgaaaatagatgCCATTTTCCAgatattgaattggaatttcagtttacttcctgaattgactgacttaTTTGGAATTTACACCTACCCTGGCTGACACGATTGTCCATTCTACATAACATACAGAGCCTTGcaaaagtgttcataccccttggatttctctattgtgttacatgctgggattaaaatagatttaattgtaatgttttgtcaacaatcttctgaaaatactctgtaatgtcaaagtggacctGTCCCCCATATATACATCATCTGGAAGGTTCCTCAGTCAAGTAtcgcatttcaagcacagattcaactttacacaaagaccagggatgtttttgaaagcctcataaagaagggcagtggttggtagatgggtaacaataacaaaatatgacatttaatatctctttaagcatggtcaagttaataattatgctgtggattacttattaaaccacccagacacatcgaagatacagtcatccttctgaactgagctgcaggacaggaatgaaacggCTCAGTGATGTTACCATCAGGacattggtgactttaaaacatttactgaGTTCAAtatctgtgatgggagaaaactgaggatggatcaacaacattgtagtgactccataataatgacttaaatgacagagtgaaaataatacaaatatacagaataaatattccaactattccaaaacatgcatattatttgcaacaaggtactaaagtaatactgtaaaaaaacatCTACAAAGGAAGACACTttctggcctaaatgcaaagcctcatgtttggggcaaacccaacacatcactgagtaactgcctccttattttcaagcatggtggtggctgcatcatggtatgggtatgcttgtcatcagcaaatactggggagtttttcaggatgaaaagaaacaggatggagctaagaacagacaaaatcctagaggaaaacctggttcagtctgctttacaccagacactgggagaggaattcacctttcaaccgaacaataacctacaacacaaggccaaatctacactggagttgcttaccaagaagacattgaatgttcctgagtggccaagttacagttcttacttaaatctgcttgtaaatctatggcaagacttaaatggctgtctagccatgatccccaacatattgacagagcttgaagatatatgaaaataataatgggctaattttgtataatccaggtgtgtaaagctcttagagacttacccaagaagactcccagctgtaatcgctgccaaaggtgcttctaagtAACAcggggggctgaatacttatggaacGACTATTTTAGGTATTTAATTTCTAtcaatctaaatatatatattctttgaCATTACAGCGTATTTTGTGTCGATTTTTGACAAGAAATGACAATGAAATCccttttaatcccaccttgtaacacaataacatgtgaTGCAGATACTTTTGAAAGGCTCTGTATTTCTGTCTGAATGGTCTGTATCATTACACTCCAATGAACACGTTTCATGAAGACCTTCATCACCCCACAGAACACGACTCATGATGACCTTCATCACCCCACTGAACATGACTCATGAAGACCTTCATCAGTGTTCTTCATCACAACTTGAAGATATGTTAGCTCTGTAACCCGTTTTATAAACCTCGTCCACAAAAACAAACTTACATATTGGATGAGAGTCGTTGCTGTACACATCTGAAAAACAAACAAGAGAAAATATCATAAAACATGTTAATAGCATCTGTTAGAAAAGGACATTTATGATTGACATACTGTTCATGTATAGTATTTCTTACCTTTTGATACCACTGATTTCCATACTGTCCTCTCATCATCCCCGATTAACTCCATCTCAATGTCAACCCCTGTGTTTCCCATAATCATCTGACAACAGCTTGGTGTGGTGTCTGCAGGTAACAGCTGAATCCTCTGTAGGAGGCCATATGGTGCAACGattgagacaacagacagagagagaaatagtgaaaTAGAATGATATTACTGTTA belongs to Salvelinus sp. IW2-2015 unplaced genomic scaffold, ASM291031v2 Un_scaffold3060, whole genome shotgun sequence and includes:
- the LOC139025682 gene encoding apoptosis-associated speck-like protein containing a CARD gives rise to the protein MSQGYKEFLLPSPNGPLKLNSSFAFKNHRSTSINPERIQLLPADTTPSCCQMIMGNTGVDIEMELIGDDERTVWKSVVSKDVYSNDSHPISLILLGIPAEEFLKKHRPELIQRAKNPKPIAEVLRSKYMIGEEEYSRIKAETTEQEQMRELLNAVLPKGPEVMGACLKALSEHEHHLVKYLSESST